In one Candidatus Hydrogenedentota bacterium genomic region, the following are encoded:
- a CDS encoding TolC family protein: MPSIISRENHDSLSTALVTHAVEKMKKRKALFAWLSLPIHGGFFYAAPLAALLFFAGCATTKNTDRVDKEVYQIIEEKSADVLGADSGFSLEPTDEPIELQTLPKLEEEDTTLGNAVHEDMGTPIVSLEKAIMLAVQQNRSYQTAKENLYLQVLALTLDRHRYTPIFSGNLQAALRGSAREVTEPSLFPETMAGIGGIISELEQLTGSQQELLRAYANLFRESGDMLGLNEPTTTLIHEQRITGGTTIGVDRLMHGGGRIAASLTTNFLRFLTGSPRESAGSVLGLAFTQPLLEGAGSAIAAERLTQSERNALYALRTFTHYRKEFTVNVCTAYYNVLKQRDVVRNTWTSLQNFMLNVERERAFAQEGLRTQAELGRMVQFQLNNENEYVNAARRYQEDLDEFKIMLGLSTETALILDNNELDTLREQGLNHPQVNLEEAIEVALVSRLDLYNQRDRVFDAERKLKVAANALKPGLDIVAGAQTASLGESTPAKFDFDRTEWYIGLDVDPPLDKKAEHNAYRSALIDLERASRESSLAQDTIKLDVRAAWRNLEQARRNYEVAQESVKLSQRRVDEQQLLSELGLSTAQDQVDAQDDLIRSQNSLTSALITHTLARLSFWRNMGILYISPEGLWKEIELPQ, encoded by the coding sequence ATGCCCTCAATCATTTCCAGAGAAAATCATGATTCTTTATCAACTGCACTTGTAACCCATGCCGTTGAAAAAATGAAGAAAAGGAAAGCCCTTTTTGCTTGGTTGTCCCTCCCAATCCATGGCGGCTTCTTTTATGCGGCCCCCCTTGCAGCCCTGCTCTTTTTTGCGGGATGCGCCACCACGAAGAATACAGACCGTGTGGACAAAGAAGTCTATCAGATCATTGAAGAAAAAAGTGCCGATGTGCTCGGTGCCGACAGCGGTTTTTCCTTAGAACCTACCGATGAACCCATCGAACTCCAAACGCTTCCCAAGCTGGAAGAGGAAGATACCACCTTAGGCAATGCGGTACACGAAGATATGGGTACGCCTATTGTTTCGCTTGAAAAGGCGATTATGCTTGCCGTACAGCAAAATCGCTCCTATCAAACAGCAAAAGAAAATCTCTATTTGCAAGTCTTGGCTTTGACGCTGGACCGACATCGCTACACCCCTATCTTTTCGGGAAATTTGCAGGCGGCACTGCGGGGAAGTGCACGTGAAGTTACAGAACCATCCCTCTTCCCGGAAACGATGGCCGGAATCGGCGGCATCATTAGCGAACTTGAACAACTCACAGGAAGCCAACAGGAACTGCTCCGTGCATATGCCAATCTTTTTCGGGAAAGCGGCGATATGCTCGGGCTGAATGAACCGACAACGACCTTGATCCATGAACAGCGGATTACGGGCGGCACCACCATAGGCGTGGATCGGCTGATGCACGGCGGCGGTAGAATCGCGGCGTCACTGACCACCAATTTCTTACGATTTTTGACCGGCAGCCCACGGGAAAGTGCAGGATCCGTTTTGGGACTCGCATTCACCCAACCTTTACTTGAAGGGGCGGGCAGCGCCATCGCGGCAGAACGATTAACCCAATCGGAACGCAATGCCCTCTACGCGCTGCGTACTTTCACCCACTACCGAAAAGAATTTACGGTCAATGTCTGCACCGCCTATTACAATGTGCTCAAACAACGGGACGTCGTACGTAATACGTGGACCAGCCTTCAAAATTTCATGTTGAATGTGGAACGTGAGCGCGCCTTCGCACAAGAAGGACTTCGTACGCAAGCGGAATTGGGGCGTATGGTACAGTTCCAATTGAACAATGAAAATGAATATGTGAATGCTGCACGGCGCTACCAAGAAGACTTAGACGAATTTAAGATTATGTTGGGCCTTTCCACAGAAACAGCGCTGATCCTCGACAATAACGAACTGGATACGCTTCGTGAACAGGGACTTAACCATCCCCAAGTGAATCTGGAAGAAGCCATTGAAGTAGCGTTGGTGTCGCGCCTCGACCTCTATAACCAACGAGACCGCGTTTTTGACGCAGAACGGAAGCTAAAAGTGGCTGCCAACGCGCTGAAGCCCGGACTGGATATTGTAGCAGGCGCACAAACCGCCTCGTTAGGGGAAAGTACGCCTGCTAAATTCGACTTTGACAGAACGGAATGGTACATCGGTCTGGACGTAGATCCACCGCTCGACAAGAAAGCGGAACACAACGCCTACCGCTCCGCACTTATAGATCTTGAACGGGCAAGCCGTGAAAGTTCTTTGGCACAGGATACCATCAAACTGGACGTGCGGGCGGCATGGCGTAATCTCGAACAGGCGCGGCGCAACTATGAGGTCGCGCAAGAAAGCGTCAAGTTGAGCCAACGCCGTGTCGATGAACAGCAATTGCTGTCTGAATTAGGACTGTCC